The following DNA comes from Gopherus flavomarginatus isolate rGopFla2 chromosome 5, rGopFla2.mat.asm, whole genome shotgun sequence.
taggggtcatccaatgaaattaataggcagcaggtttaaaacagaaggaagtatttcttcacacaacacacagtcaacctgtggaactccttgccagaggatgttgtgaaggtcaagactataacagggttcaaagaagaacaagataagttcatggagggtaggtccatcaatgtctattagccaagatgggcaggggtggtgtccctagcttctgtttgccagaagctgggaatgggcaacaggggctggatcacttgatgatgacctgctctgttcattccctctggggcacctgacataggccactgttggaagacaggatactgggctagatagacccttggtctgacccagtgtggccgttcttacatTCACCATCTCACCTTTGTCCATATGATTGTTgaatccagggctttggagctgtgttcctctccagctccaggcaaaaacctgcagctccactgctccggagctgctgcGCTCCAAAGGCCTGCTTGAatccctcaaagaattttaagagattggtgaggcatgatttccctttacaaaagccatgttgagtCTTCTTCAACAAATTGTGTCCCTCTACATGCCTGGTAAATCTGTTCTTTCCTATAATTtctaccagtttgcctggtattgaaataagacttaccagcctgtaattgccggaaTCGCCTCTGTAGCCTTTTTCAAAAATTGGCGTCgctttagctatcctccagtcatctggtaaagAAGCTGATTGAAGTGATAGGTTACACACCACAGTTAGTAGGTCTACAGTTTCctgtttgagtttcttcagaactctagAGTGAATACTATCTGCTCCTGGTGatgtattactgtttaatttattaatttgttccaaaaccttttctaatgacacctcaatctgggaaagCAGTCTTGGAAAGACCAGCTGAATGCATGGGAATTGCAGCCAGGAGCAAAGGCAGCCAAGGCTGAACATCTTACAGAGACGTCTTGGGGCTATACCTGTGTGAGAATCCTAGCTCCAATAGCATCTCCATGTGTCTTATATACTAGCCAGAAGCTGATATGAATCCGATAGGTTGGAAGCTTTGGCCCTTTCAGCTATGGTTGTGGCATTAGCTTTGCTACTCTATTCCCCTGCCCCATCACCACCTCTTCTGGGGAGCCTTCTCCCTGACCATTAACTCCagtgctgcctgctgctgctgataGCTTTCCTTAGTGGCAGCAGTATACTGAAATTCACCCAACTCTTGACATTTCATTGCTGTGCACAGGCCTCTGGCTAGTAGCATTGATTAGTATTGTCACTTTCACTCTACTGCTGCTTGCCAAGTGAAGAGTACCAGAGAGGCACTCCAGCCCTCTGTGTGCAGACTCAGGAGCGCAATGCCACATCCTTACATTCTTTGTatttggaaagattttttttttcctcacaaccATAAAGACAAAAACTTTATTTGCAAATTCTATAGGATTGATAGGTTAAGCCCTTACACTCACACAGAAGAGTTCCCACTGCTCACTGGGGAGAAGACAAGAGCATCTTTCAAGGCCTGGATGTACCTGAGAGGGGACCCTGACCCTGCAAGAGTGAATCCTGCAAACGAAGATGCTCAGGGGAGTTCTGGCAAGTCCCATTAAGTCTGCCTCTGCGTGGTCTTGGCCCCTGACTCTTAAGGAGTGAGAACGGACCCAGCCCAGCAGCCAACTGTGTTGCATAGGGAAAGAAGAGCTCATTCAGGTACTCCAGGGTGTACTAAAGCAGAGTTGgttattttttcttaatttactATTTTCTCCGCTTACATTATTGGGCAGTGTCAGCTGTTTGTGTATAAGGAGACAAGATGCTTAAGAGTTCGAATGGCCTCCCAGACTTTGCTGAGAGAGCGGTTCTGTAACACTCATTGCTGTATTTAAGTGTAGTCTGGTGGTCTCCTCTGGTGGTCTTGATGGAAAACTTAACATCTTGTTCACCCATAAAGAGAGAACTTGTCCTGACTGAGTAGAATTAATGCATAAGCCAGCTGTGGACTCAGGTTCTTGGACTGGTGTCTCCTTTTGTTTTGGGCTCTGATCCATTGACTGTTTTGTGCTGAATAAGATCTGGAACCATTTGTGAAACATGGGACTGTCATGCAGCAGGGTTAGGATACTGGGGTTTGTGGGACTCGATACTGGATTTTTCCTGAGCATTCTCAATGTGTACCGCACTATACAAAAGCTAATGTAGGGCCAAATTTGCCCCTAGAATAAGTAGGGACCACCTCACTCCTGATTTAACTGGCACCCATACTCGCAGTAGTGAATTTGGTCCATTGtcccttccctgaagtgctcACAACATAAGACCTGCCCCCATGGACTTCAGAGGGTGCAAGACCCAACTCTAAGGCCATGCctacacatacagcgctgcagtggtgcagctgtaccgatacaactgtgccactgcagtgcatTTGTTGAAGACGCTGTATGCCGaagggagagctctcctgtcggcataaaaAAGACACCTCTGCAAGTggcagaagctctcccaccaacatagcgctgtgcacactggcacttatgtcagtgtaatttatgttgctcgagtgggtggaatattcacagccctgagcagtgtaagttttgccgacatatgcagtagtgtagacatagcctaagataaCTAAGATGGGTTCCTAACAGTGGGATGCTTTGCATAAGCTGCAGGTAGTGGCATGATATTTTCCCCTGGGGTTTGGAAGAGAGGGTGAATGCTTGTCACCCTGAGGTAAGAAAGTAGCCTGGGGGTCAGATACCAACAGTGTGATTAAGGTGGCTCTCATAAGTGAGGGCTGAACGACATAGACAGCTGCTAGGCCAGCATCCCCCGGGTCTACATCCTGAGCATCCTGCTTCTTGGTCCTCTTCTGAGCAGAAAtggccagttctgccaaaccatGCTAGTTTTGTGACGTGAAGTGATCCTGGCTAGTAAATAGAATGAGGCCAAAATCCTCATCCCTTCCGTCCACGCAATGCTGCTTAGCACTTCTCTAGTCATGTTCAGAGGAACAGCTCTGTACAAAGGCTGTTCCATAAATGCCTCATGAATTGGGCATATTAGTATCACTCATGTCctacagagggggaaactaaGGTTCCAAGAGACTGAGACTTGGTGGAAGCCAGCAGGGGAAcccgtggcagagctgggatcctggtggctctggtctcCTGCTTTAACTGCTAGACCATGGGGTTTGCTTCACCTCTCTGGAGAGGTAGTTGAGTCTCTCTGCGTGGCTTATAATGATAAACGTATTTCCTTTGGTTTGGTGAACGTTTCCCTTCTCACCTAATATCTCTGCATTCTGATTTTCCATTGATCATTTAAAGAGTACTCCCAAATCCTCTTCTCTCTTCAGACTATGGGGTTCCACTTGGATGATCCTTGTTTATGGCAGATTCCCAGTGAAAACTCTGCTTTTGCCCATATCCTGTCACAGCATCCTGGTTGTGTTTAGAAATTCCAGTCCAGCGTGGTGGTATCCAGAGAACCACATGCACTTCCAAAGGTACTGCCCTTGTAGACCCACCCTCCCATGACACTGTTGATGCAGCACAGAAGGTTGTGGCTGCCATCTTGGGTTTGCCTCCTCTGGGAGTTGAGATTCCCTGGGCTCCCTTTAAAGCTTGGCTGGAATCTGGATGAAGGGCCTGAAGCCAGGGAGAAGGAGATTCCAAATTGGGGGTGATGGATTGCTCACCCCTGGGGTGCTACCTCatgtactggggtaccactgagcccactgGTTCTACCAGTCAGGATTCCCTTACGCTGCCCTGCTGAGCCAagccctcaagcctcctccagtACACACCCAGCTGCACAAAGACACacgacactgagatcagctctgtgtgggaggactcgggaattgcccagcactcacgTGCACACCCCCTCTGtaatgtaaacccaaaattatattgtcttgtgctgcacagagaactgtacagtgtaaACTTAGGAAATctaccccctccctcagtgtggaagaagatatgcacagctttttgctcCCCtcagttatgaattccacaaactggtttcagaataaacaaaaacaagtttattaactagacaagatagattttaagtgactatgagggatagcaaacagatcaaagcagattgccTTAGTAAATAAAAACGCAAACTGATCTTAAAACACTAAATaggatataaattagcaaattctcaccctgagtgataaacaggctggcagattcttaaggcacaagttgcaCTGGCTTTTCCAGGctttcattcacaggctaaagATCCTTCTAACCTGGGACCATCatttcccacagttcagtccttgccTCTCAGGTGTTTCTAGGTGTGTTGTTGCAGGGAGAGTGTGGTACCTTCATGATGTCACTGTCCTGCTtctatatcttcttcccacttgctggaaaactCTTTTGCTGTgatctgggtcaaacagttcctaTTGTGTAGTGTTATCTCGGAGAGATTTCTATTGTAGACAGTTCCTGCGGTAATACTTGTGCTTGTGTGTATTTTCTCAATAAGCCATTAGcattactgttgtacctgaaaggcggCTTGTGGATGTTTTCAACCTCGCAACGTTTCAGTAACGCATACCTAGCCAAagttcataacttcacatatgacaATGCGATGTTAAtatctagcagatcaagacttttagaatgatacctcacaagtcatactttgtataaaacttatcctaattacatgacagtggtgaatattagGGTGTCACAGGGGGGTTGGGCTTTTCCAGTTCTCATGAACTCTGAATGGGCCCGTGCCCAGAGTACAGCTGCACCTTGCAAGCACCAGGCCTACCGCCATGGGCActgagctgaggagctggctcttGTAGATGCTGTCATCGGTGTTGGCCAAGGCAGTAAGTTGCAAAGCATTGGGTCACTTGGTGTGACAGATTTGGATTTGAATGGAAGGGGGCAGGCCTGCAGTGTCACTTGTCTTGTTTTTATTCCTAGTGTGAATGTTCAAGAACACAGAAGCTCAAGACCTTTTGTGTGTTGACCAGATGTCGTCCCGCAAAGGGTCAGCAACCAGCCAAGGAAATGGACTTTCCAACAGCAGCCGAGAAGGAGACGATCTGGAGCTGGCAGAACTGGGGCCGCTGCTAGAGGAGAAGGGAGACCAGGGAGCTGTCAGCTCAGCCAGCGTAAGGCACAATCCAACGGAGTGCCCCCAGGCAGGGCAGCTGCTGGGATCTGCAAACCAAATCCATTCGGTGCTTTTTCTTCCTATAAATTGCTTCCAGTCGGTCCTGTTGAATGTGTCCTGAATGCCCTAGAGTTACAGACAGATATACTCCTAGTTATTTAGGCTCTCAACACTGTCCTTGCAGATTAACCCAGAAATCTGCCTGTAATCCCATTAGCAACATGGTGCATGGAAGTGTGGGGCTTTGGGCTCCCTACAATAGACCCTGACCCTTGTCATCCCTTTACACCAGTGCACATTGTGGGTGAAAATGGACTGAATCTGAATGGTGAGGATTTGCACCCACTCTCTGTTGTTCAGAGTGATGACATGTCAGAAAATCTGTCCTGGAAATTTTATTCCATTGCATAGAAAGTAATCTGTCATAAGCAAacaaccccctcccaccccagtgtgCTCCTGTTttctggggcagagggaggagggtAAACTGGTCTCAGCCAGCCTTCAACAAACCTTGCCTCATAATATCAGCCAAGGAACACTCTCTGCACTCCTGCTGAAAGCACTGCCTGCAGGGTGAACAGGGTGCACTGCAGGAATTCTAAGGAGCATTCTTATTGGTTCTTCTGCTTTTGTGGCTTTTAAGATTAGGAGTCATCTTCTAATACCTGTTAGTAATAGGTAGGGGCAGCATGTTCACAGCAGCCTCTGCTTTAGACATGCAGTGAAAAGGGGCTGCCTCTGTTCTTTAATGCTTTTGCTTCAGCTGGTACCTGGCCTATTTCCTGGGTGCACTTCCCTGGCTAGAGCAGAGTGGCCATTTCAGGCTGCCCCCTGGACTGTAAAGAAGGAAGATCCTCCATTCTAATCCGTGTTCTAAACAAAACTGAATCTGGGATTAGCCCTTCTGTGTGCGGTTTAAGACAGTACCATGATGCAAAAGCAATGGTGACTGGGGAGGCTTCCATCTCTCCCCTCTCAGAAGGGCTGTAGCACCTATATATTCTAAGGGTTCACACCCCTCTTGGTTGGAATATACTTGCTGTTTTCTAAGTTCCCCACATCTTGATGGTCCATCTCTCTGGTGGGTTGTGGCTTGTGTCAAATAATGGTATCTCTCCCTTTAGGTCAAGGAGCAGCCATGCACAGCGccgcaggaggaggaggaggaggaggaagaggaggtggttCGCGTGCTGACTCTACCTCTGCAGGCTCATCACGCTATGGAAAAGATGGAGGAATTTGTGTACAAGGTATTGTCAGCTCATGGCAGCCCTGAATGCCGGCCGATGGAGGACGGCTGCCAGGGCCAGGGCTCAGGGCCGCTGTCCTCTACTGTGACAGAGTCTGAGGCATTGTGCTGGGTCTGCATTGGGGTTAATCTTCCTTGTTAGGAGGACGCCATAAATGTGGGTGACTAAATCCAGTGCACTGGGGTTCCTCCTAGCATGGGCAGGGGGCCTAAGCCAAGAGCTTAACAAATTTTCAACTGCAAGGCCAAGAGGAATGGGAAGTGAACAGCAGCACCTGTGAAATGCTGTTTCTCCTTCCTGCCCTTGCTGTCAGTGCTCCTGAGAAGCCCTCTACAGCCAGCAGTGACCCTGGGTGCTGTTTGGAGAATGCCAAGGACCTGACAGGTGGAACAATCTAGGTGTATCTAGTGCATGTGACAGTGAGGGTTATCCATGTCTGGCAGGGGCAAGTGTGGTGCAAACCCCTGCCCTAATCTAGCTCAGCATTGCCCCTCTGATCTGTCCTGGGGTCTGGAGCACTGACTGCTACCTATCCAGTATTGCTGTGGTGTGCCTTGGGGACTAAGCAGAAGCTCCTATACTCACTCATACACCTGTGGAACCATGGGAGAGAAGGGCTGGTGCAGCGATTGCTGGGGCCAGGATGAAAACGTGGTTCCAGGGCGCTCCTGTATGAACTCCGTTGGGGTTTTTGTCACAATGTCCCATAAGAGCTGTCACGTCTCCAACCGTGGCTCTGCTGACAGTGTTGCCTGTTAGGGTgatgaagggccaaattctgagggTGCTGGTCTCTGTCAGTCCCAAGGTATTGAGTGTGGAGAAGGCCCTTTATGGGCATCCTGTGGGTATTTGCAAAGCATTTAATTTTGCAACAATGGAACTTTCTCTTGAGTTCTCATGTCCTCTGAGGAGAGAAGGCTGGGCCAGTTCAGTACTTAACTCACAGAAGAGACTGACTGGTTCTATGTGGTTTTCAGCGTGACTTTCACAGCGATGGGCACCATGGAAACAACAGCTAGCAGTCACGGGGATAGAAGTGGCTCTGGAATGGCTGCCATGCCTGGCCAGGGGCCGCCAGTCAGAGTAACCACCTGCGTGGGTTGatgtgttgcaggtgtgggaaggGCGCTGGAGGGTGATTCCTTATGATGTGCTCCCAGACTGGCTGAAGGATAACGATTACCTCCTGCATGGACACAGACCCCCTATGCCGTCCTTCAGAGCCTGCTTCAAGAGCATCTTCCGAATACACACCGAGACGGGCAACATCTGGACTCACTTACTAGGTGACTGAGGGAGAGCTCTGTCCTTGGGGCTGATGAGTATGGCTGTGGCCCCACAAGCATGCCCTGCTCAGGACAGAGACCCCACAAGGCAAGGGCCCTGCCTCAGAGGGCTCAGAGGCTGACTCTAGTGGATGCCTTTTACCAGGGGAAAAGTTTCACTCAGCGTCATCTGTCACATAAACAGTCAAGAGTGGGAGGGAGTGTCCTGTTCTCCTCCGCATCCTCCCTCTGCTCTCTCTTTAGTGGGCAGGAAGAAGGGGAGAATTCCTCCCCAGCaaggggatggagggagcttggTATGGGCCTGTCATGGCTGCACCCTCAGTCAGAGGGGCAGAGGCATTCCTGGGAGTTATTTTGTCTTCCCCAAAGGGCTGGATACTCTGCCAGGGCAGCAAACCTGTCTGTCTAGGAGTTCGGGATTCTTGGGGGCCCCCACGCTGCCTCCAAATCATTCCACTGACCAGTGTTGGTAGACTGTTTCAGGGCCCAGGTCACTCTTGGCCTCCCATGGCCTGTTgtgccagatcctccactgggcTGGGGTGGTAGCCATTTGAGCCCTGAGTGGGACTAGTGTAGATccctgaaggacccactgccataaTAGCAGGAGCAGGTGGGAGACCTGTGCAGAACTCGAGTAGCCATGTTCTCACTACATGCACTGAGTGAGTGTGGAGCTGGCAGAGCGATAACCCATTGGACTCACAGGGGATGGACACAGGGGTTCATGTGGGGTGCTGGTGAGGATTAACCCATGTGAACAGACACGTCTGTGTTCAGAATCTGACAGACCTGCAGAGCAGAACTGGGACTTGCTGGGCTCACAGAAGGGGAAGGTGGGCGCTGCTCCCATTGAGAACAGTGAAGAAtgtctgtctctcctctccccctccccccccgcacacagAGAGTGGGAGTATGGGAGCTGTTTGGTGCTGAGCCCTCTGTGCTCCCTAATCCTCACTTTGTGCTACGTGAGGGGTCGGGTGCCCCCATTCAGATGTGCTGCTCTGTCACTAGGGAGGCAGAAATGAGGAACCAGAAGCTCTCGCCTCACCTGGCACAGAACACACCTTGTCAGGGTCAGAGTGGGCTTGTCCCATCAGGGTGTGTAGCCTGCTTCCTCGTCGTCTGGCCAGGGATCCAAGCTTGGCATCCGTGCTGAGCACTAGACAAGTAGTTGGATTCACTTTAGGGATTATGTTGCTGTCATTGCTGCCAGGGTGCACTTGACCTTTGGGTGAGGGCCGTGTATGGGGAGAACAGGCCACTCCCTTTCCCCAGCATCACAAGGCAAAGAGGGATCTGACCCCCTAGGTCAACTGAGACTGTTCATGCTCTCCTGGAACCTGTTAACGGTAGGCACCAGCTTATTGTCTGGCGGCTGGCACAACTGTGATCTGTCAGTTCTCAGCTGTGCTCATCCAGTGTCCTCAGAGCTGGACCGGCTCAAGGAAGGGGTGCAGTCAAGTAAATGTAACTGCCAGGCAGGCAGTAGCTCCCGGAAAGGTCCTGGCCAGCACATCTGTCGTCTAGCTCACAACTGCCATTGACCTCCTCACAGTGTCCGTGTCAGTGCTACGGGCAGCACAGCTCAGCCTCCATTTCAGTAAAGTGAGGGGAGCGCACAGCGAGTGATATCTGTGTGATGAGtggggtcacagaaacccccatgggactgccacctgatgtgctgagactacctctgagccagttttccctgctagcttgggacttcagtaccctgtcttgttgagctagacacgctagcctgctgcaacacagacccaggtctgaaccacatctcccaaaagctgcagacttaactgaaaacagcttaagaagtgctccagtctctagcacccagacacccagttcccaatgggatccaaaccccaaataaatctgttttactctgtatgggtaaactcataaattgtccaccctctataacagtgatagagagagatgcacagctgtgtgCTCCCCCCAAGTAGTAGTCACTAACTCTGAGTTcagtaataagcaaaaagtgattttattaagtataaaaagtaggagttaagcggttccaagtaataacagacagaacaaagtaagtttctgagcaaaataaaacaaaaacatgcaagtctaagcctaatacattaagaaactgattacagataaatcTCAAAGATGTTCccataagcttctttcacagattagGCTCCTTTCTAGCCTGGGCCCAACCCTTTctctggtacagtccttgttccaccTCAGGTGGAAGCTAGGGGATTTCTCTtgactgcagcctcctttgttctgttccacccccttctatagctttggcacaaggtggggatcttttgtctctctgggtctccacccctcctcctaagtggaaaagcaccaggttttagatggattccagtaccaggtgacatggtcacatgtcctgtgaaacCCCaaaccttcattcttcctggcctgactcacaggaaggcttgcaagtaaacagagccatttacaaccaattgtcctagttgatgggagccatcaagatttcaaaccaccatttgcataattacaataggacctcggagttgtatttcatatttctagtttcaaatacaagaatgatacatacatacaaataggatgaccacgctcagtagattataacctttgtaatgataccttacaagagaccttttgcatgaagcatattccagttgcattatattcacactcattagcatattttcataaaatcatatggagtgcaatgtcacagactGCTCTCCTGGATGGACAGCACGAGGGTCCAGGCCTTTCCAGGGGAACCCAGGAAGAGGCAGATTTTGCTTGTGGCCTTTGGCTGGAGGTGCAGCTCAGTGTACCCAGGGCTGCTAATGATGGTCAGATTCACAGTTCCTCCTGTAGGGTGGGAAGTATGTCACGGATGCAGTGAACTAGCTTGCAACAGCAACATTCCTGCTAGGCAGCCAGCGCTGAGGGCCAGGTGCAGACTGAAGCCATCTTAAAACAGTTCCGAGTCAGACCACTCACCTGGCCATGCTAACCACATCACATGCCATCCGCCTTCTAGCTCTGCAGGCAGTCATCCCTCTTAGCTCCAGATGTCTGAGGCAAAAATGAGCTCTTACATCAAGTCCCCAGAGGCTGTGGGCATGTGCCTTCCAGGGTGTGCTGAGCCTTGCTGCCCATGGGGACTGGATCATTTGTGCTTTTATCTCCAAGTGGGCCCCATCCTCCAATACAGGTCCTGGAGCCATTTGGCAGTGCTACAGAATGCTCTTCAGGGCCTTCCAGAAGGtccaggcagggaaaggctgcatgCATGAGCCCATCGTGTCCGGAGCAGCTGGGACAGTGTGTCCTCAGCATGGTCTGGAACTGAGTGGTGTCAGTAACAGTGGCTAGCCTGGCAGTCGAATGTCAGCACAAATGGGCACGCAGGGCCCAGGCCCAAGCTCCCAGACCCCAAGACATAGTGTTGCTAAGGCCTCCGGGGGAAGAAGCACCTCAAATGActcctcatctcctctcccccaggaGCAGAACTGATGAGCGTGGCCGGGAGTGCCACAcatctctctctagaggcaactGAGTCTTTGGAGAATAAGTAAGAGAGCCTGGCCCTTCCCCACTTCTATCCCCCCAAACGGGTTTGGCCCCTTCAAGGCAGCAGAATGGAATGCATGTTGCACTGGGCACAGCAACACCCTGCTGCAGGCCCTGGCAGGGAGATCCAGACTAGCTCCGTGTCTGTTCTTGTTCCCCGGGCAGCTATCGAGTTCCCCTGCTAACAGGACTGATGCTGTGTGACCCTTCtgtgctgctctctcctggcacAGGTCAGGACTACAAAGACCATTGGTGTTGATTTTCCCCAGGTCTGCTGTGAAACGCTGGCTCGCTGCCATTGCACAGGCACTCCCTTAGGCAGCTGTTGGAAGTGGCTCCTGTTGGCTGACTGACTCTTTGGTGTGTTGGCTGCAGGTTTTGTGATGTTCCTCTTCTTGGGGATTCTGACCATGCTCAGGCCCAATATGTACTTCATGGCCCCTCTTCAAGAGAAGGTGGTGTTCGGGATCTTCTTCCTTGGAGCAGTGCTATGCCTCAGCTTTTCCTGGCTTTTCCACACCGTCTACTGTCACTCGGAGAAGGTCTCCCGGACGTTTTCAAAGTGAGTCGGCTGCAGCAAAACAACCACAAAACTgttcagcagcagctgctaacTCCTGGTCGTGTCCTAGCAGCAGGCTGACCTAGCCCAGCCTTAGCCTGCCAGGCACTGAACAACATAGTGTGCGGGGCTTTTGGAGCAGATCTTGCTCAGGCCAGTCTGCCAAAGGGATTTGTCCACCAGGTGCTGCTTTGCACAGCACTAagattggggggagggaagaggggggtgCCCTTAGCCAAAATGCCTTGATGTGCCATGGGATGTTACATAGCTGCTGCTCTTCACCCCAgcactggctgcatttcagtaaggAAGTGATTCCCATGTGTATCATTTGCAAGCACTTGGGGATGAAAGAAGCTGTCAGCATTCCTGTGCAAACAAGGACTAAGAGCTACTGCTTCCCCCTGAGATTGTGCCAGTGCTTGTCCTGTCCATGCTGTCACTAAACAGAaaactgcacagacacacctaattctgctcccacctGTACCGCCCAGACAGACCCACCCTCCTACGCTTCTGCTCCACAAACTCACTTGGAACGCAAACAGAAGCACCCACAATGCATTGCTGCAGTTCTTCCCAGTCACATTCCCCCTAGCTAGGCCTACAGACGGAGGTAGGGTCGCAAAGTCTGGAGGGCTACAGCTGGAGAGCCCGCGGTTGGGCTGCGAGAACGGGATCTGAGGGTGTAGACATGCCAGAGTGAGGGGAGTGCACTTCCAAACTGACCCctgggtttctctctctctctgtgttctagATTGGATTACTCAGGAATAGCACTGCTGATTATGGGGAGCTTTGTCCCCTGGCTCTATTACTCATTCTACTGCTCACCGCAGCCTCGGCTCATCTACCTCTCCATTGTCTGCGTCCTGGGCATCTCTGCAATCATTGTCGCTCAGTGGGACCGGTTTGCAACCCCCAAGCACAGACAGACCAGAGCAGGTAGGAATGCTTTTCATTCAGCCACAAGCTCTTCAGCTGGTGTTAGTGGATGTTGACTTTGTACATGCTGGGTGTGGGCGGGGCCACTCCCACTGGGTGTGACATGGAAAGCCCCACAGCCTGACAGAAGGGCTTGCGGCTAAGGCACTTaacagggactcaggagatctgagatCATTTCCCACCTCTGGGTAGGTCACTTCATTCCTCaatctgtaaactggggataaaGAGGCTGCTTCTCCCAGAGAACTACAGTGGCTAACTTCAGTGCATGAGCCATTTGGGGATCCATAGAAAAGCTACCAATCGCTGTGGGCACAATCCAGTTGCCCCAGAAGGATTCACTCCACCAGTTTTCTGGCAATGGAAACTCCCATCACTGTCCTTGTCTTTAGCTTCCTGCAGTACCTTCCTTGCTTTGCAATACAGCAATGTTCCAGGAGAGAGCCCGTGTTGGGCTTCGAGTGCCGATCTGGGTAGACTGGCCTGGAAATGCAAGTGGCACAAGCCTGGTGCCATTGATGTTAAGGCCACAGCTCTTAGTGTCCTCACTGGAAACAGGATCACACCCTTTATTTGTAGGCCACTGAGTGCCTGGGCGAGCTGTCACTTTTGTGGTGTGATTCTGGTGTTGGCTGGTGTGGAGCAGTGGCAGCCTCCTAGGAACTGGGGTCAGTGACTGACATACACATCTGCTCTTGATTTGGGTATGCGGAGCCAAGCCTCCACAACCCAGCTCTAGTGAGAAGAGCAGGAGAAGGGCCTGAAGCATTCCAGTGTGACAGCTGTATCTGGCCAGCCTTGGTCCTGAGCTGCTATTAGAGTTAAAGGCAACATACATTTCCCTCCCACAGCCACAGGGCAGAGGCATGGCTCTGCCACCTGGCAG
Coding sequences within:
- the ADIPOR1 gene encoding adiponectin receptor protein 1 isoform X2 codes for the protein MFKNTEAQDLLCVDQMSSRKGSATSQGNGLSNSSREGDDLELAELGPLLEEKGDQGAVSSASVKEQPCTAPQEEEEEEEEEVVRVLTLPLQAHHAMEKMEEFVYKVWEGRWRVIPYDVLPDWLKDNDYLLHGHRPPMPSFRACFKSIFRIHTETGNIWTHLLGFVMFLFLGILTMLRPNMYFMAPLQEKVVFGIFFLGAVLCLSFSWLFHTVYCHSEKVSRTFSKLDYSGIALLIMGSFVPWLYYSFYCSPQPRLIYLSIVCVLGISAIIVAQWDRFATPKHRQTRAGVFLGLGLSGVVPTMHFTIAEGFVKATTVGQMGWFFLMAVMYITGAGLYAARIPERFFPGKFDIWFQSHQIFHVLVVAAAFVHFYGVSNLQEFRYGLEGGCTDDSLL
- the ADIPOR1 gene encoding adiponectin receptor protein 1 isoform X1; this encodes MFKNTEAQDLLCVDQMSSRKGSATSQGNGLSNSSREGDDLELAELGPLLEEKGDQGAVSSASVRHNPTECPQAGQLLGSANQIHSVKEQPCTAPQEEEEEEEEEVVRVLTLPLQAHHAMEKMEEFVYKVWEGRWRVIPYDVLPDWLKDNDYLLHGHRPPMPSFRACFKSIFRIHTETGNIWTHLLGFVMFLFLGILTMLRPNMYFMAPLQEKVVFGIFFLGAVLCLSFSWLFHTVYCHSEKVSRTFSKLDYSGIALLIMGSFVPWLYYSFYCSPQPRLIYLSIVCVLGISAIIVAQWDRFATPKHRQTRAGVFLGLGLSGVVPTMHFTIAEGFVKATTVGQMGWFFLMAVMYITGAGLYAARIPERFFPGKFDIWFQSHQIFHVLVVAAAFVHFYGVSNLQEFRYGLEGGCTDDSLL